In Deinococcus sedimenti, a single genomic region encodes these proteins:
- the mce gene encoding methylmalonyl-CoA epimerase, whose translation MTVLLLDHVAIATPDLEAGSAPYVALGLHPEGPDEVVEGQGVRVRAFQVGETLIELLMPTREDSPIAGFLARKGPGLHHTAYRVADLDAEMARLRADGARFLSDTPAPGRAGSRVAFLHPKWGEGTLIELVEHPQGGHA comes from the coding sequence ATGACTGTGTTGCTGCTGGATCACGTGGCGATCGCGACTCCTGATCTGGAGGCGGGTTCCGCGCCGTACGTGGCGCTGGGCCTGCACCCGGAGGGGCCGGATGAGGTGGTGGAGGGTCAGGGCGTGCGCGTCCGGGCGTTCCAGGTGGGGGAAACCCTGATCGAGCTGCTGATGCCCACGCGGGAGGACAGTCCGATCGCGGGGTTCCTGGCGCGCAAGGGGCCGGGGCTGCATCACACGGCGTACCGCGTGGCGGACCTGGACGCCGAGATGGCGCGCCTGCGTGCGGATGGGGCGCGGTTTCTGAGTGACACGCCTGCGCCGGGCCGGGCGGGGTCGCGCGTGGCGTTCCTGCACCCGAAGTGGGGCGAGGGGACCCTGATCGAACTCGTGGAGCACCCGCAGGGTGGGCACGCTTGA
- a CDS encoding VanZ family protein, translated as MSVRRARPLWWVPSLVIMGVIWWLSSAPQTPGPSLEHPKDWIAHFVAYLSLAFCLGRATGRRGLALVLAAWFGALDEVHQSFVPPREAGVQDWLFDVAGAYVGVRLAVRRAPEAVPRGDGVVHPA; from the coding sequence TTGAGCGTCCGCCGGGCGAGGCCGTTGTGGTGGGTGCCGTCCCTGGTGATCATGGGGGTGATCTGGTGGCTGAGCAGCGCGCCGCAGACGCCGGGGCCGTCGCTGGAGCACCCGAAGGACTGGATCGCGCATTTCGTGGCGTACCTGTCGCTGGCGTTCTGTCTGGGCCGCGCGACGGGGCGGCGGGGGCTGGCGCTGGTGCTCGCCGCGTGGTTCGGCGCGCTGGACGAGGTGCATCAGTCGTTCGTGCCGCCGCGTGAGGCGGGCGTGCAGGACTGGCTGTTCGACGTGGCGGGCGCGTACGTGGGCGTGCGGCTCGCGGTGCGCCGCGCCCCAGAGGCGGTGCCCCGGGGGGACGGGGTGGTTCATCCGGCGTGA
- a CDS encoding AAA family ATPase — protein sequence MTAPILPPAHASHVAALHAALTQLDGVILGKGPQIRLAVACLLARGHLLIEDQPGVGKTTLAQALARTCGLHFRRVQFTADLLPADLTGVSVWDAPSSAFRFVEGPVFSELLLADEINRATPRTQGALLEAMEERQVSEGGVTRPLPEPFFVIATQNPAAFVGTSPLPEAQLDRFLMTVTLGYPDPRAERQLLETGGRSATVRDLPPVLNAATLIAMQAEVDAVHAAGPLLDYLQLLARATRDHPALSAGLSPRGLLALLAGARAWAYLHGRAMVLPEDVQAVFGPLAAHRLTARAGASVPDVIARLLRDTPIP from the coding sequence ATGACCGCACCGATCCTTCCGCCCGCGCACGCCAGTCACGTGGCGGCGCTGCACGCGGCCCTCACGCAGCTGGACGGGGTGATTCTCGGAAAGGGCCCGCAGATCCGGCTGGCGGTCGCGTGCCTGCTCGCGCGCGGGCACCTGCTCATCGAGGACCAGCCCGGCGTGGGCAAGACGACGCTGGCGCAGGCCCTGGCGCGCACGTGCGGGCTGCACTTCCGCCGGGTGCAGTTCACAGCGGACCTCCTCCCGGCCGACCTGACGGGCGTGAGCGTCTGGGACGCCCCCAGCAGCGCGTTCCGCTTCGTGGAGGGGCCGGTGTTCAGCGAGCTGCTCCTCGCAGACGAGATCAACCGCGCCACGCCCCGCACGCAGGGCGCCCTGCTGGAAGCCATGGAGGAACGGCAGGTCTCCGAGGGCGGCGTGACCCGGCCCCTGCCGGAGCCGTTCTTCGTGATCGCCACGCAGAACCCGGCGGCGTTCGTGGGCACCAGCCCACTGCCGGAAGCGCAGCTGGACCGGTTCCTGATGACCGTCACGCTGGGGTACCCGGACCCGCGCGCCGAGCGGCAGCTGCTGGAGACGGGGGGACGCAGCGCCACGGTCCGCGACCTGCCGCCCGTGCTGAACGCCGCCACGCTGATCGCCATGCAGGCCGAGGTGGATGCCGTGCACGCGGCGGGCCCGCTGCTGGACTACCTGCAGCTGCTGGCCCGCGCGACCCGTGACCACCCGGCGCTGAGTGCCGGGCTCAGTCCGCGCGGCCTGCTGGCCCTGCTGGCGGGTGCGCGCGCCTGGGCGTACCTGCACGGCCGGGCCATGGTGCTGCCCGAGGACGTGCAGGCCGTGTTCGGGCCGCTGGCCGCTCACCGCCTGACCGCCCGCGCGGGCGCCAGCGTGCCGGACGTGATCGCGCGGCTGCTGCGCGACACCCCCATTCCCTGA
- a CDS encoding transglutaminaseTgpA domain-containing protein, which translates to MSAPREPRTALQAWPTGFGGAFLLLILLTLIGCVNYALSLGYGLTFLLAGVWVLSAAQALRAARELTVTVQVPGPVEAGQDLPVTLRARGGRGGVLRVTLASTQGGAAGSVALDGSGELTLALPTRTRGPLDVTVALRALDRLGLWHVNLPSPDPLTVLVHPAPEEPAPPPPTRTRPGQGEGAGRAPGDEEFAGLRPYQSGDSPRQVSWRHVARTGQLLTRETDAAQGSARHLDWTDTTGDPESRVSRLSAWVHALTARGEAYALHLPTEQVPLGAGEAQRQAALNALALQPPLPPPAPPLKVAAAPLSGPALLWTLLALTVTLAPGVMRQPWWLSVLIAALLGHSLLRARSARVTPLPTWLLALLAVAGGAALNATYGTLLGRDAGTAFLALLAALKTAESHARRDQAVLTLLGLFVTSTGFFFSQGPVTALYTLLCAALLLTAATTRLGTPPPLTRAELGARLRRTGRLLALAAPLTLALFVLFPRPDGPLWQLPVQGQNLTGLSSEVSAGTFTNLAQNPAVAFRADFRGPVPPPAERYWRGPVLENFDGVTWRQVRGNAPMPSVEATGEPLTYDLTLEPSGTPWLLALDAVVRVPQGSVITGAFQAATFRPVATRRRVTLVSQPALLGRRESQDRLRFDTLLPRGQNPRTLALAQPWQALPPAARVQAALDHLRQGGFTYTLSPPLLPEENRTDAFLFRSRQGFCEHYASAFAVLMRAAGLSARVVTGYLGGELNPDGNYLIVRQQDAHAWTEVWLPGQGWVRVDPTAVIAPARVNTDLRTALTRPTASVAQSRGTLDRLRLRLDAWQNRWNSVVVEYDGEQQTALLSRLGVQGGAQTLWWLVVPALILTLLPAYAWARRAARPTDPAQRLWQDLTRSLGASLHPGETPGAFTQRQAELHPHLAPLLSEAARAYHAARYAPGSPDAALRDLRAAVKAVRGMRHRARR; encoded by the coding sequence ATGAGCGCCCCGCGCGAACCCCGCACGGCGCTGCAGGCGTGGCCGACCGGCTTCGGCGGCGCGTTCCTGCTGCTGATCCTGCTGACATTGATTGGCTGCGTGAACTACGCGCTGAGCCTCGGGTACGGTCTGACGTTCCTGCTTGCCGGCGTGTGGGTGCTGTCCGCCGCGCAGGCCCTGCGTGCGGCACGCGAACTGACCGTGACCGTGCAGGTACCCGGACCGGTCGAGGCGGGACAGGACTTGCCCGTCACCCTGCGCGCCCGTGGGGGGCGGGGCGGTGTGCTGCGCGTCACCCTCGCATCCACGCAGGGTGGGGCCGCCGGGAGCGTTGCCCTGGACGGCAGCGGTGAACTGACCCTGGCGCTGCCCACCCGCACGCGCGGCCCGCTGGACGTCACGGTCGCCCTGCGCGCCCTGGACCGCCTGGGCCTGTGGCACGTGAACCTCCCCAGCCCGGATCCGCTGACCGTCCTGGTGCATCCCGCCCCGGAGGAGCCCGCGCCGCCGCCCCCCACCCGCACGCGCCCCGGGCAGGGCGAGGGTGCAGGCCGCGCGCCCGGCGACGAGGAATTCGCGGGGCTCAGACCATACCAGTCCGGGGATTCGCCGCGGCAGGTGTCGTGGCGGCACGTGGCCCGCACCGGCCAGTTGCTGACCCGCGAGACGGACGCCGCGCAGGGCAGCGCCCGGCACCTCGACTGGACCGACACCACCGGCGACCCGGAGTCGCGCGTCTCCCGCCTGAGTGCCTGGGTGCACGCCCTGACCGCACGCGGCGAGGCCTACGCCCTGCACCTGCCCACCGAGCAGGTCCCGCTCGGCGCGGGAGAGGCGCAGCGGCAGGCGGCCCTGAACGCCCTGGCGCTGCAGCCCCCCCTGCCCCCGCCCGCCCCGCCGCTGAAGGTGGCCGCCGCCCCACTGAGCGGCCCGGCGCTGCTGTGGACGCTGCTGGCCCTGACGGTCACCCTCGCGCCGGGGGTTATGCGGCAGCCGTGGTGGCTGAGCGTCCTGATCGCCGCCTTGCTGGGGCATTCGCTGCTGCGCGCCCGGTCCGCGCGGGTCACGCCACTGCCCACGTGGCTGCTGGCGCTGCTGGCCGTCGCGGGCGGCGCGGCCCTGAACGCCACGTACGGCACGCTGCTGGGCCGCGACGCGGGCACCGCGTTCCTGGCCCTGCTGGCCGCGCTGAAAACCGCCGAGAGTCACGCCCGGCGCGACCAGGCGGTCCTGACACTGCTGGGGCTGTTCGTGACCAGCACCGGGTTCTTCTTCAGCCAGGGTCCGGTCACGGCCCTGTACACGCTGCTGTGCGCCGCGCTGCTGCTCACGGCCGCCACCACCCGCCTCGGCACCCCGCCCCCCCTGACCCGCGCCGAGCTGGGCGCACGCCTGCGCCGCACGGGCCGCCTGCTGGCACTGGCCGCCCCGCTGACCCTGGCGCTGTTCGTGCTGTTCCCCCGCCCGGACGGCCCGCTGTGGCAGCTGCCCGTGCAGGGGCAGAACCTGACCGGCCTTAGCAGCGAGGTCAGCGCCGGGACGTTCACGAACCTCGCGCAGAACCCGGCCGTGGCCTTCCGCGCGGACTTCCGCGGCCCGGTCCCGCCGCCCGCAGAGCGCTACTGGCGCGGCCCGGTCCTCGAGAACTTCGACGGGGTCACGTGGCGGCAGGTGCGCGGCAACGCCCCCATGCCCAGCGTGGAGGCGACCGGGGAACCCCTCACGTACGACCTGACCCTGGAACCCAGCGGGACGCCCTGGCTGCTCGCGCTGGACGCCGTGGTCCGCGTCCCGCAGGGGTCCGTGATCACGGGCGCCTTTCAGGCCGCCACCTTCCGGCCGGTCGCCACGCGCCGCCGCGTGACGCTGGTCAGCCAGCCCGCCCTGCTGGGCCGCCGGGAGAGTCAGGACCGCCTGCGCTTCGACACGCTGCTGCCCCGCGGTCAGAACCCGCGCACCCTGGCCCTCGCGCAGCCGTGGCAGGCCCTCCCGCCCGCCGCACGCGTGCAGGCGGCGCTGGACCACCTGCGGCAGGGGGGCTTCACGTACACCCTGAGCCCCCCGCTGCTGCCCGAGGAGAACCGCACGGACGCGTTCCTGTTCCGCAGCCGTCAGGGATTCTGCGAGCACTACGCCAGTGCCTTCGCGGTCCTGATGCGCGCCGCCGGCCTGAGCGCCCGCGTCGTCACCGGGTACCTGGGCGGCGAACTGAACCCCGACGGGAACTACCTGATCGTCCGGCAGCAGGACGCGCACGCCTGGACGGAAGTCTGGCTGCCCGGCCAGGGCTGGGTGCGGGTGGACCCCACCGCCGTCATCGCCCCGGCCCGCGTGAACACGGACCTGCGCACCGCCCTGACCCGGCCGACCGCGAGTGTCGCCCAGTCCAGGGGCACCCTGGACCGCCTGCGGCTGCGGCTGGACGCCTGGCAGAACCGCTGGAACTCCGTGGTCGTCGAATACGACGGCGAGCAGCAGACGGCGCTCCTGTCGCGGCTGGGCGTGCAGGGCGGCGCGCAGACCCTGTGGTGGCTGGTCGTGCCCGCCCTGATCCTGACGCTGCTGCCCGCGTACGCCTGGGCGCGCCGCGCCGCGCGGCCCACCGATCCGGCGCAGCGGCTGTGGCAGGACCTGACCCGCAGCCTGGGGGCCAGCCTGCACCCCGGCGAGACGCCCGGCGCGTTCACGCAGCGGCAGGCCGAACTGCACCCGCACCTCGCGCCGCTGCTGAGCGAGGCGGCGCGCGCCTACCACGCGGCCCGGTACGCGCCCGGTTCACCCGACGCGGCCCTGCGGGACCTGCGCGCGGCCGTGAAGGCGGTGCGGGGCATGCGTCACCGCGCGCGGCGTTGA
- a CDS encoding pyroglutamyl-peptidase I: MPTLLLTGFEPFHTHPVNPSALAAQALHGRTLGGYVIEGALLPVEPGAARERLDSLLDWLTPDAVLLTGLASGRPQVTLERVAVNVMDYRIPDNAGRQYQDQPVAPDAPAACLSTLPLRAMLRAWRDAGVPGAISDTAGTYVCNTVMFHALHVLGTSGREEVPCGFLHLPANAEVALAEPRPVPYLPQTELTRAVEVAARAAIQ; encoded by the coding sequence ATGCCCACCCTGCTGCTGACCGGCTTCGAGCCCTTCCACACGCATCCCGTGAACCCCAGCGCGCTGGCGGCGCAGGCGCTGCACGGCCGCACGCTGGGCGGGTACGTGATCGAGGGCGCGCTGCTGCCCGTGGAACCCGGCGCGGCGCGCGAGCGGCTCGATTCCCTGCTGGACTGGCTGACACCGGACGCCGTGCTGCTGACCGGCCTGGCGAGCGGGCGGCCGCAGGTGACGCTGGAGCGCGTAGCGGTGAACGTCATGGACTACCGCATTCCGGACAACGCGGGCCGCCAGTACCAGGATCAGCCGGTCGCGCCGGACGCTCCCGCCGCGTGCCTGAGCACGCTGCCGCTGCGCGCCATGCTGCGCGCGTGGCGGGACGCCGGTGTTCCCGGCGCGATCAGCGACACGGCAGGCACGTACGTGTGCAACACCGTCATGTTCCACGCGCTGCACGTCCTGGGAACCTCCGGGCGGGAGGAGGTGCCCTGCGGGTTCCTGCACCTCCCCGCGAACGCGGAGGTCGCGCTGGCCGAGCCGCGGCCCGTGCCGTACCTGCCGCAGACGGAACTGACGCGCGCGGTCGAGGTGGCCGCCCGCGCCGCCATCCAGTAG
- a CDS encoding DNA-formamidopyrimidine glycosylase has translation MPELPEVETTRRKIEPLLLGRTILEVQHDAPHKYRDTHLAAGRRVTGLSRRGKYLMLHLAAADAAHDHGVDDPHDLEFIVHLGMTGGFRLEGGKHTRVTLRTDAGDLYFDDPRRFGKMAVVRPGAYAGMPTLAAMGPEPLSDDFREEDFAALAAQAGAVKPWLLSQKPVSGVGNIYADESLWMAGLHPAQTRLTRDEAGRLYHAIRDVMGRAVEAGGSSLGKGEGNYRQHDGLSGLFQHAHNVYGKGGEPCPRCGTPIEKSVVAQRGTHHCPQCQPLRRDTE, from the coding sequence ATGCCTGAACTGCCGGAAGTGGAGACCACCCGCCGCAAGATCGAGCCGCTGCTGCTGGGCCGCACGATCCTGGAGGTGCAGCACGACGCGCCCCACAAGTACCGCGACACGCACCTCGCCGCGGGGAGGCGCGTGACCGGCCTGTCCCGGCGCGGGAAGTACCTGATGCTGCACCTCGCCGCCGCGGACGCCGCCCACGACCATGGCGTGGACGACCCGCACGACCTGGAATTCATCGTGCACCTGGGCATGACCGGTGGCTTCCGGCTGGAGGGCGGCAAGCACACCCGCGTGACCCTGCGCACCGACGCGGGGGACCTGTACTTCGACGACCCGCGCCGCTTCGGGAAGATGGCGGTCGTGCGGCCGGGCGCGTACGCGGGCATGCCCACCCTGGCCGCCATGGGCCCCGAACCCCTCTCGGACGACTTCCGGGAGGAGGACTTCGCCGCGCTGGCCGCGCAGGCAGGTGCCGTGAAACCCTGGCTGCTGTCCCAGAAACCCGTCAGCGGCGTGGGGAACATCTACGCCGACGAGAGCCTCTGGATGGCCGGACTGCACCCCGCCCAGACCCGCCTGACCCGCGACGAGGCCGGGCGGCTGTACCACGCGATCCGGGACGTGATGGGCCGCGCCGTCGAGGCCGGCGGCAGCAGCCTCGGGAAAGGGGAGGGCAACTACCGCCAGCATGACGGCCTGTCGGGCCTGTTCCAGCACGCGCACAACGTGTACGGCAAGGGCGGCGAACCCTGCCCCCGCTGCGGCACCCCCATCGAGAAGAGCGTCGTCGCGCAGCGCGGCACGCACCACTGCCCGCAGTGCCAGCCGCTGCGCCGGGACACCGAATGA
- the pdxH gene encoding pyridoxamine 5'-phosphate oxidase gives MTDLTGLRLSYTRAELRRADLNPDPLAQFHGWLQEAIEANLREPYALSLATADGQGRPSVRTVLLRGATPAGLTFYTNYDSHKGRDLSGNPQAELLFHWPELERQVRAYGPVTRVPDAESDAYFHARPRESQLAAHASDPQSAPTPGREALEATFAALHERYPEGSEVPRPAFWGGFRVQVQEWEFWQGRANRLHDRFTYRRQDGGWEVQRLMP, from the coding sequence ATGACCGACCTGACCGGACTGCGCCTGTCCTACACGCGCGCCGAACTGCGCCGCGCCGACCTGAACCCGGACCCGCTGGCGCAGTTCCATGGCTGGTTGCAGGAGGCCATCGAGGCGAATCTGCGCGAACCGTACGCCCTGAGCCTCGCCACCGCCGACGGGCAGGGGCGGCCCAGCGTGCGGACCGTACTGCTGCGCGGCGCGACCCCGGCGGGCCTGACGTTCTACACGAACTACGACTCGCACAAGGGACGCGACCTGAGCGGCAACCCGCAGGCGGAACTGCTGTTCCACTGGCCGGAACTGGAACGGCAGGTGCGCGCCTACGGCCCGGTGACCCGCGTCCCGGACGCGGAGAGCGACGCGTACTTCCACGCCCGACCGCGCGAGTCCCAGCTGGCCGCGCACGCCAGCGACCCGCAGAGCGCCCCCACCCCTGGCCGGGAGGCGCTGGAGGCGACCTTCGCGGCCCTGCACGAGCGCTACCCGGAGGGCAGCGAGGTGCCCCGACCCGCGTTCTGGGGCGGGTTCCGTGTACAGGTGCAGGAGTGGGAGTTCTGGCAGGGCCGCGCCAACCGCCTGCACGACCGCTTCACGTACAGGCGACAGGACGGCGGGTGGGAGGTTCAGCGGCTGATGCCCTGA
- a CDS encoding ATP cone domain-containing protein, with product MTHPELRVGSARHTFPFSRGLLVESLVNAGASAPVASAVSRRVEQQLRLARRTLVSPAELKALMVEVARDVAGAEVAQAAQAQTPAFQDIFVTAKKGDLPFSRGVLARTLEDAGLSGKDAYATASVVDVRMRQQGVTTLSAEEIDNRTEAALAERYGEHLRLTYRYLRHNRGKLGVLGGDSSAPSPFSKGILVQSMLAAGVTPDVARKVARVTQRDLRGREDRVIPRHEIRQKVESLLRDEVGPDVGARYRLLRVIRRPPRPVIVLLGGVSGTGKSFLAAEIAYRLGIARVVSTDSIREVMRAMVSPALLPTLHASTFSAWEALLPPGAPRPEHPDRAALIAGFRDQVQQVNVGLTAVVQRSVQEGSSLVLEGVHLVPGYIRADAFQGAIVVPMLVTLPDADEHRRHFESRDTETAASRPLHRYMGYFREIRAMQDELETLARQYDVPLLNGLTLDESAEQAVDVVLRRVMVAMTDTERRALLGEDHADLTFGGP from the coding sequence GTGACGCACCCGGAACTGCGGGTGGGCTCGGCCCGGCACACCTTCCCGTTCAGTCGCGGCCTGCTGGTCGAATCCCTGGTGAATGCCGGGGCGTCGGCCCCCGTCGCGTCGGCCGTGTCCCGGCGCGTGGAGCAGCAGTTACGGCTGGCGCGGCGGACGCTGGTCAGCCCGGCGGAACTCAAGGCGCTGATGGTCGAGGTGGCCCGCGACGTGGCGGGCGCGGAGGTCGCGCAGGCCGCGCAGGCGCAGACCCCTGCCTTCCAGGACATCTTCGTGACCGCCAAGAAGGGCGACCTGCCGTTCAGCCGCGGCGTGCTCGCCCGCACGCTGGAGGACGCCGGGCTGTCCGGCAAGGACGCCTACGCGACCGCCAGCGTCGTGGACGTCCGGATGCGGCAGCAGGGCGTCACGACCCTGAGCGCCGAGGAGATCGACAACCGCACCGAAGCCGCGCTGGCCGAACGGTACGGCGAGCACCTGCGCCTCACCTACCGGTACCTGCGGCACAACCGCGGGAAGCTGGGCGTGCTCGGCGGGGATTCCAGTGCGCCCAGCCCGTTCAGTAAGGGCATCCTGGTGCAGAGCATGCTCGCGGCGGGCGTCACGCCGGACGTGGCCCGCAAGGTGGCGCGCGTCACCCAGCGGGACCTGCGGGGCCGCGAGGACCGCGTAATTCCCCGCCACGAGATCCGGCAGAAGGTCGAGTCCCTGCTGCGCGACGAGGTCGGCCCGGACGTCGGCGCCCGCTACCGCCTGCTGCGCGTCATCCGCCGCCCGCCGCGCCCGGTGATCGTGCTGCTGGGCGGCGTGAGCGGCACCGGCAAGAGCTTCCTGGCCGCCGAGATCGCCTACCGCCTGGGCATCGCGCGGGTGGTCAGCACCGATTCCATCCGCGAGGTCATGCGCGCCATGGTCTCCCCCGCGCTGCTGCCCACGTTGCACGCCAGCACCTTCAGCGCCTGGGAGGCCCTGCTGCCCCCCGGCGCGCCCCGCCCCGAACACCCGGACCGCGCCGCGCTGATCGCGGGATTCCGGGATCAGGTGCAGCAGGTGAACGTGGGCCTGACGGCCGTCGTGCAGCGCAGTGTGCAGGAGGGCAGCAGCCTGGTGTTGGAGGGCGTGCACCTGGTCCCCGGGTACATCCGCGCGGACGCGTTCCAGGGGGCGATCGTGGTGCCCATGCTGGTCACGCTGCCCGACGCGGACGAGCACCGCCGCCACTTCGAGAGCCGCGATACGGAAACCGCCGCCAGCCGCCCCCTGCACCGCTACATGGGGTACTTCCGGGAGATCCGCGCCATGCAGGACGAGCTGGAGACGCTGGCGCGGCAGTACGACGTGCCGCTGCTGAACGGCCTGACGCTGGACGAGAGTGCCGAGCAGGCCGTGGACGTGGTGCTGCGCCGCGTGATGGTCGCCATGACCGACACCGAGCGGCGCGCGCTGCTGGGGGAGGATCACGCGGACCTGACCTTCGGCGGCCCCTGA
- a CDS encoding TetR/AcrR family transcriptional regulator — protein sequence MDSTSLRERQKERRRARIYNVAIDLFKRGGFQTTTATDIARASNVSRGTFFNYYPYKEAVLLDYGSEVMNRLRDHAETRLHDGAAPLTVLYEIWDRLADENTRERDLFPPLAYEVMNPNPERARTAYQALPLSKVIELILRPMHQAGLMRTDLSLQRISNLIADTYLMVALRWSAYGTERPLQEEMRLALNLLLEGAVKRDPRS from the coding sequence ATGGATTCAACCTCGCTGCGCGAACGCCAGAAGGAGCGCCGCCGCGCCCGCATCTACAACGTCGCCATTGACCTGTTCAAACGCGGCGGGTTCCAGACGACCACCGCGACCGACATCGCCCGGGCCAGCAACGTCTCACGCGGCACGTTCTTCAACTACTACCCCTACAAGGAAGCGGTCCTGCTCGACTACGGCAGCGAGGTCATGAACCGCCTGCGGGACCACGCCGAGACCCGCCTGCACGACGGCGCCGCGCCCCTGACGGTGCTGTACGAGATCTGGGACCGCCTCGCCGACGAGAACACCCGCGAACGCGACCTGTTCCCCCCGCTGGCCTACGAGGTCATGAACCCCAACCCCGAGCGGGCCCGCACCGCGTACCAGGCGCTGCCACTGAGCAAGGTCATCGAACTGATCCTGCGGCCCATGCACCAGGCGGGCCTGATGCGCACCGACCTGTCACTGCAGCGCATCAGCAACCTGATCGCGGACACGTACCTGATGGTCGCGCTGCGCTGGAGCGCGTACGGCACCGAGCGGCCCCTGCAGGAGGAGATGCGCCTGGCCCTCAACCTGCTGCTGGAAGGCGCGGTGAAACGGGACCCTCGCTCCTGA
- the ppgK gene encoding polyphosphate--glucose phosphotransferase, which produces MSVILGIDIGGSGIKGAPVDTRTGKLMAERRRIPTPEGAAPDAIRAVVTELVQHFGLDGPVGVTFPGIVQRGHTLSAANVHPDWVGLNADALFTEATGHEVHLINDADAAGLAEARFGAGQGEDGTVLVLTFGTGIGSALIHRGTLIPNTELGHLWLRDKHAETWASDRARERDDLNWKQWSKRACTYLQHLELLFSPDLFIIGGGISKKAEKWQGHLKLDRSRVVPARLLNEAGIIGAAMMAAGTAPDLDAAPSETAPSEDAPKPAKARPARKAPARPRKA; this is translated from the coding sequence ATGAGCGTGATCCTGGGCATCGACATCGGCGGGAGCGGCATCAAGGGCGCGCCCGTGGACACCCGCACCGGTAAACTCATGGCTGAACGCCGGCGCATCCCCACCCCGGAAGGCGCCGCGCCGGACGCCATCAGGGCGGTCGTCACCGAGCTCGTGCAGCACTTTGGACTGGACGGCCCGGTCGGCGTGACCTTCCCCGGCATCGTGCAGCGCGGCCACACCCTCTCCGCCGCGAACGTCCACCCGGACTGGGTGGGCCTGAACGCCGACGCGCTGTTCACCGAGGCGACCGGGCACGAGGTGCACCTGATCAACGACGCGGACGCCGCCGGGCTCGCCGAGGCCCGCTTCGGGGCCGGGCAGGGCGAGGACGGCACCGTGCTCGTCCTGACCTTCGGCACCGGGATCGGCAGCGCCCTGATCCACCGCGGCACCCTCATCCCGAACACCGAACTGGGCCACCTGTGGCTGCGCGACAAACACGCCGAGACCTGGGCCTCGGACCGCGCCCGCGAACGCGACGACCTGAACTGGAAGCAGTGGAGCAAACGCGCCTGCACGTACCTGCAGCACCTGGAACTGCTGTTCAGCCCGGACCTGTTCATCATCGGCGGCGGCATCAGCAAGAAGGCCGAGAAGTGGCAGGGGCACCTGAAGCTGGACCGCAGCCGCGTCGTTCCCGCCCGGCTGCTGAACGAGGCCGGGATCATCGGGGCCGCCATGATGGCCGCCGGCACCGCCCCTGACCTCGACGCTGCCCCCAGCGAAACCGCTCCCAGCGAAGACGCCCCGAAGCCCGCGAAGGCCAGACCGGCCAGGAAGGCCCCGGCCCGCCCGCGCAAGGCCTGA
- a CDS encoding sporulation protein produces the protein MGFLKKMMAAIGVGGARVDAQVHNPAVRIGDTVTGVVIVQGGSLDQRIERVNLGIATRYKSDDSYVSHQLSKYPVIPTFELRAGERREFPFSIPVEPGTPLSLPGTQLWLATDMDIAGAMDPGDQDHLQILPSREMEVLFQGAQRLGFQLGSSEIEYHHGRIVQEISFRPPHGQYRISEVEMMIFPQGGGLDVILEVDRRATGLSSLFTSEFEQRGRWHLSAATLSAGPDAVARELEARIRALL, from the coding sequence ATGGGATTCCTGAAGAAGATGATGGCCGCCATCGGAGTGGGCGGCGCCCGTGTCGACGCCCAGGTTCACAACCCCGCCGTGCGCATCGGCGACACCGTCACCGGGGTCGTGATCGTGCAGGGAGGCAGCCTCGACCAGCGGATCGAGCGCGTGAACCTCGGGATTGCCACCCGGTACAAGAGTGACGACAGCTACGTGTCGCACCAGCTGAGCAAGTACCCGGTGATTCCCACCTTCGAGCTGCGCGCCGGGGAACGCCGCGAGTTCCCGTTCAGCATTCCCGTCGAACCCGGCACGCCCCTCTCGCTGCCCGGCACGCAGCTGTGGCTCGCCACCGACATGGACATCGCGGGCGCGATGGACCCCGGAGATCAGGACCACCTTCAGATCCTGCCCAGCCGCGAGATGGAGGTGCTGTTCCAGGGGGCGCAGCGCCTAGGCTTCCAGCTGGGCAGCAGCGAGATCGAATACCACCACGGCCGCATCGTGCAAGAGATCAGCTTCCGCCCCCCGCACGGCCAGTACCGCATCTCCGAGGTCGAGATGATGATCTTCCCGCAGGGCGGCGGGCTGGACGTCATCCTCGAAGTGGACCGCCGCGCCACGGGCCTGTCCAGCCTGTTCACCAGCGAGTTCGAACAGCGCGGCCGCTGGCACCTGAGCGCCGCCACCCTGAGTGCCGGTCCGGACGCCGTGGCCCGCGAACTCGAGGCCCGCATCCGCGCGCTGCTGTAA